The following are encoded together in the Oceanobacillus zhaokaii genome:
- a CDS encoding DNA-3-methyladenine glycosylase I translates to MERKRCAWVTTDPIYLEYHDKEWGVPLHDDRKLFEMLTLEGAQAGLSWITILKRRENYREAFDNFDPEVIMNYDEAKVEELRQNEGIIRNKLKINSVITNAKAFLKVKAQFGTFDAYIWQFVDGRPIINQWEEHGQVPASTEESERMSNDLKKRGFKFVGPTICYAFMQATGMVNDHTKDCFRYSKHME, encoded by the coding sequence ATGGAACGGAAGCGATGTGCATGGGTTACAACAGACCCAATTTATTTGGAGTATCATGATAAAGAATGGGGCGTTCCTCTTCATGACGATCGGAAATTATTCGAAATGCTTACGCTTGAAGGAGCGCAAGCAGGTTTAAGTTGGATTACAATTCTTAAACGCAGGGAGAATTACCGAGAAGCATTTGATAATTTTGACCCAGAAGTAATAATGAACTATGACGAGGCAAAAGTAGAGGAGTTAAGGCAAAACGAAGGGATTATTAGAAACAAGCTAAAAATTAATTCTGTTATTACAAATGCAAAAGCATTCTTGAAAGTAAAAGCACAATTTGGCACATTTGACGCGTATATCTGGCAGTTTGTTGATGGCAGGCCAATTATTAATCAATGGGAAGAACATGGGCAAGTGCCAGCATCTACTGAAGAGTCAGAGCGAATGAGTAATGATTTAAAGAAACGGGGATTCAAATTTGTCGGTCCTACGATCTGCTATGCATTTATGCAAGCGACGGGAATGGTGAATGACCATACAAAGGATTGTTTTAGGTACTCTAAGCATATGGAATGA
- a CDS encoding metallophosphoesterase family protein, with product MRTFYVTDIHGNFNAFTSLLEHVNFEPAKDRLIIGGDMINRGLKSADVLHWIKERSRSYPDNIHIIVGNHEEMMIWFMKEISPMWMEFGGEETIKSFKDKYGSEKAWDIAEEYAAWFETLPLLYEDEYGIYVHAGIDIHQGKDRQPRNILWMNNRELSIIDNLELTDWSNHKYIFRGHNPQSNVQPAGRFINCDLGSSVFADNSAALALVEVTERRYYKCTMDGDITLHEIVGMR from the coding sequence GTGCGTACCTTTTATGTGACGGATATTCATGGTAATTTTAATGCTTTTACAAGTTTATTAGAGCATGTTAATTTTGAGCCAGCGAAGGACAGACTAATTATCGGTGGTGACATGATAAATCGCGGACTAAAAAGTGCTGATGTGTTGCACTGGATAAAAGAAAGGTCAAGAAGCTATCCAGATAACATTCATATTATTGTCGGTAACCATGAGGAGATGATGATCTGGTTTATGAAGGAGATATCGCCAATGTGGATGGAATTTGGAGGTGAAGAAACAATTAAAAGTTTTAAAGATAAATATGGCTCTGAAAAAGCTTGGGATATAGCAGAAGAATATGCGGCATGGTTTGAAACACTCCCACTTCTATATGAAGATGAATATGGAATTTATGTGCACGCCGGAATAGATATTCACCAAGGTAAGGATCGGCAGCCGCGTAATATTCTATGGATGAATAATCGTGAACTATCGATAATCGATAATCTTGAATTAACGGACTGGTCTAATCATAAATACATTTTTCGTGGACATAATCCTCAAAGTAATGTCCAACCAGCAGGGAGGTTTATCAATTGTGATTTAGGCAGTAGTGTATTTGCAGACAATTCTGCTGCGTTAGCATTAGTCGAGGTAACTGAAAGGCGATATTATAAATGCACGATGGATGGAGACATTACCTTGCATGAAATTGTTGGTATGCGCTAA
- a CDS encoding sulfurtransferase: MSNLISVERLKKRLENNLDNTVIVDVRFQLDNPDAGRKMYLESHLPGAVYLDLNRDLSGRAEKHGGAHPLPNRETFTAKMGNIGIDENTTVVIYDQGNGMFAARLWWLLENSGHDKVYLLEGGYKRWVEDGNDVTKEISRLQRKKFKPKYRNDQTVTMEEVKEKTENQTAILIDSRAKERYLGEIETLYSKAGHIPGAKNYFWKGVLAGEGVWKKGKELEQHFAALPKDEEIIVSCGSGVSACPNILALKAAGYTNVKLYPGSFSDWISYDKNDIELDES, from the coding sequence ATGTCTAATTTAATTAGTGTGGAACGATTGAAGAAGAGACTTGAGAACAATCTTGATAATACCGTAATTGTTGATGTTAGATTCCAATTAGATAATCCCGATGCAGGAAGAAAAATGTATTTGGAAAGTCATCTTCCAGGTGCGGTCTACCTAGATTTAAATCGTGATTTATCCGGAAGGGCAGAGAAGCATGGCGGTGCCCATCCACTTCCAAACAGGGAGACTTTTACTGCAAAAATGGGCAATATCGGGATTGATGAAAATACAACTGTTGTGATTTATGACCAAGGAAATGGGATGTTTGCTGCTAGACTGTGGTGGCTGCTTGAAAATAGTGGACATGACAAGGTTTATCTCCTTGAGGGAGGATATAAGCGCTGGGTTGAAGATGGAAATGACGTTACGAAGGAAATCTCCAGATTGCAGCGGAAAAAGTTTAAGCCAAAATACCGTAATGATCAAACAGTAACGATGGAAGAAGTAAAAGAAAAGACGGAGAATCAAACAGCTATATTAATCGACTCCCGTGCAAAAGAACGTTACTTAGGTGAAATCGAGACTTTATATAGTAAGGCAGGACATATCCCAGGGGCGAAGAATTATTTTTGGAAAGGGGTACTTGCAGGAGAAGGTGTATGGAAAAAAGGGAAAGAGCTTGAGCAGCACTTTGCTGCCTTACCAAAAGATGAGGAAATTATTGTCTCCTGTGGTTCAGGAGTATCAGCATGTCCGAATATCCTTGCATTAAAAGCTGCTGGCTATACGAATGTGAAACTATATCCAGGAAGCTTTAGTGACTGGATCTCTTATGACAAAAATGACATAGAATTGGATGAAAGCTAA
- a CDS encoding GNAT family N-acetyltransferase, protein MIRQALRSDAEDLAALIGQVERESPYMLYGAGEREISAEKQAQMIEILTKKSNSEILVSVEDNKLVGYLFAIGGNTIKNKHCAYIVIGISAENRGRGIGTRLFEGLEKWALNSGIHRLELTVITENIAGIKLYEKAGFKIEGIKQDSLFMDGRFVDEYYMSKILEG, encoded by the coding sequence ATGATTAGACAAGCATTACGAAGCGATGCAGAAGATTTAGCCGCATTGATCGGGCAAGTAGAAAGAGAAAGTCCCTATATGCTTTACGGAGCAGGAGAAAGGGAGATCTCGGCAGAAAAACAAGCGCAGATGATTGAAATATTAACAAAGAAGAGTAATTCAGAAATACTAGTATCAGTTGAAGATAATAAATTGGTCGGTTATCTTTTTGCGATTGGCGGGAATACGATTAAAAATAAGCATTGTGCTTACATAGTAATCGGTATTTCAGCGGAAAATCGGGGAAGAGGTATTGGTACACGGTTATTTGAGGGACTAGAGAAATGGGCATTAAACAGTGGAATTCATAGATTAGAACTCACCGTTATTACAGAAAATATTGCAGGAATAAAGTTATACGAAAAGGCAGGCTTCAAGATTGAGGGAATAAAACAAGATTCACTATTTATGGATGGTAGATTTGTAGATGAATATTATATGAGCAAAATACTGGAGGGGTAA
- a CDS encoding DNA-3-methyladenine glycosylase I, with the protein MEQKRCEWVTTDSIYLDYHDEEWGVPLHDDHKLFEMLSLGGAQAGLSWITILKRRENYREAFDNFDPEIIMNYDEPKVEELRQNEGIIRNKLKINSVISNSKAFLNVQAEFGTFDAYIWQFVDGKPIINHWEESRQIPVSTPESERMSKDLKKRGFKFVGPTICYAFMQATGMVNDHTKGCFRHPDHVKNGTFDLK; encoded by the coding sequence ATGGAACAAAAACGATGTGAGTGGGTTACAACAGACTCAATTTATTTGGATTATCACGACGAGGAATGGGGTGTCCCTCTTCATGACGATCATAAATTATTCGAAATGCTTTCGCTTGGAGGAGCACAAGCAGGTTTAAGCTGGATTACAATCCTTAAACGCAGGGAGAATTACAGGGAAGCATTTGATAATTTTGATCCGGAAATCATTATGAACTATGATGAGCCGAAAGTAGAGGAATTAAGGCAAAACGAAGGCATTATTAGAAATAAGCTAAAAATCAATTCCGTTATCTCTAATTCAAAAGCATTCTTGAATGTGCAAGCAGAATTCGGCACATTTGACGCGTATATCTGGCAGTTTGTTGATGGCAAGCCAATTATCAATCATTGGGAGGAAAGTAGGCAGATCCCTGTGTCTACACCAGAATCGGAGCGGATGAGTAAAGATCTAAAAAAACGCGGCTTTAAATTTGTCGGACCAACGATTTGCTATGCATTTATGCAAGCGACAGGAATGGTAAATGATCATACGAAGGGTTGTTTTAGACATCCTGATCATGTGAAAAATGGGACCTTCGATTTAAAATAA
- a CDS encoding AraC family transcriptional regulator, with translation MESLQQLVDSIDYIEKNLDGDLHIEQIATVSCMSKFHYQRMFHMLTGFTVGEYIRNRRLTKSAEELLQSNTKVIDVALKYGYETPESFSKAFRKIHGISPSTARKKSQLLKAFPKLSFQIQIKGDVEMEYKIMEKEAFQVIGKGIQTSTVSGENNRNITAFWNESNSNGFSEALAENCGPLGLIGVCTDFDQQQENMTYFIGAEKQTETYPNEWQELEIPKATWAIFPVKGAMPEAMVKVWERIFSEWFPSTGYEHAEGPELEVYLSDGDPNSDDYYSEVWIPIMTK, from the coding sequence TTGGAAAGTCTTCAGCAATTGGTTGATAGCATTGATTATATCGAAAAAAATTTAGATGGGGACTTGCACATCGAACAGATTGCCACGGTTTCTTGTATGTCTAAATTTCATTATCAGCGAATGTTTCACATGCTGACTGGGTTTACTGTCGGAGAATATATTCGGAACCGGCGACTGACAAAATCAGCAGAGGAGCTTTTACAGTCCAATACTAAAGTAATTGATGTTGCCCTGAAATATGGGTATGAAACGCCGGAATCTTTTTCGAAAGCCTTTAGGAAAATTCACGGCATTAGTCCATCGACAGCACGAAAAAAGAGCCAATTGCTAAAAGCTTTTCCTAAACTCTCGTTTCAAATACAGATAAAGGGTGATGTTGAAATGGAATACAAAATCATGGAAAAAGAAGCATTTCAGGTAATAGGAAAAGGGATTCAAACCTCGACGGTAAGTGGGGAAAATAATCGTAACATTACAGCATTTTGGAACGAATCCAACAGCAATGGATTTTCTGAAGCACTTGCTGAAAATTGTGGACCATTAGGATTAATTGGTGTTTGTACGGATTTTGATCAACAGCAAGAGAATATGACATATTTCATTGGCGCTGAGAAACAAACGGAGACATACCCTAATGAATGGCAGGAGCTTGAAATTCCGAAAGCAACCTGGGCAATTTTCCCTGTGAAAGGAGCGATGCCAGAGGCCATGGTAAAGGTCTGGGAGCGAATATTTTCTGAATGGTTTCCATCGACAGGGTATGAACATGCAGAAGGACCAGAGCTAGAAGTATATTTAAGTGATGGAGATCCGAATAGTGATGATTATTATAGTGAGGTATGGATACCAATTATGACGAAATAA
- the pepT gene encoding peptidase T translates to MKEELIKRFTTYAKIDTQSNEDSNTTPSTPGQFDLLHVLVEELKEIGMEDVELDENGYLMATLPANTDKEIPTIGFLAHVDTATDFTGKNVNPQIVENFDGNDLTLNEKLNIVLSAKDFPELPSYKGQTLITTDGTTLLGADDKAGITEIMTAMNYLIQNPEIEHGRIRVAFTPDEEIGRGPHKFDVERFDATFAYTMDGGPLGELQYESFNAAAAKVTFKGSSVHPGTAKNKMINAGKLATEFIGKFPEQEAPEHTEGHEGFYHLISIHGEVEKTQVYYIIRDHDRDSFEARKATLEKYVNEMKGKYGEANVELELSDQYYNMREKIEPVMEIVDIASEAMKNLDIEPIIEPIRGGTDGSQLSFMGLPTPNIFAGGENFHGKFEYVSVETMEKAAKVIVEICRLFAKK, encoded by the coding sequence ATGAAAGAGGAACTAATTAAGCGCTTTACTACATATGCAAAAATTGATACACAATCAAATGAAGATTCGAATACAACCCCTTCTACTCCGGGACAATTTGATCTGCTTCATGTACTTGTAGAAGAATTAAAAGAAATTGGCATGGAGGATGTGGAGCTTGATGAAAACGGCTATTTAATGGCAACCCTTCCTGCAAATACAGACAAAGAAATTCCAACGATTGGCTTTTTAGCACATGTGGATACGGCAACAGATTTCACAGGGAAAAATGTCAATCCGCAAATTGTGGAAAACTTTGATGGAAATGATCTTACACTTAATGAAAAATTGAATATTGTATTATCTGCCAAGGATTTCCCAGAGCTTCCAAGCTATAAAGGGCAAACTTTAATTACTACAGATGGGACAACATTGCTCGGTGCCGATGATAAAGCAGGTATCACAGAAATTATGACAGCGATGAATTACTTAATCCAGAATCCGGAAATCGAACACGGACGTATTCGTGTCGCGTTTACTCCTGATGAGGAAATCGGCCGTGGGCCACATAAATTCGATGTGGAGCGTTTCGATGCAACTTTCGCTTACACAATGGATGGTGGTCCACTTGGAGAATTACAATACGAAAGCTTTAATGCTGCAGCAGCAAAAGTAACATTTAAAGGAAGCAGTGTTCATCCTGGAACAGCGAAGAATAAAATGATTAACGCCGGCAAGCTTGCTACAGAATTTATTGGAAAGTTCCCGGAACAAGAAGCACCAGAACATACAGAAGGACATGAAGGCTTCTACCATCTTATTTCCATTCATGGTGAAGTAGAAAAAACACAAGTATATTACATTATTCGTGATCATGACAGAGACAGCTTTGAAGCCAGAAAAGCAACATTAGAGAAATATGTCAATGAAATGAAGGGAAAATATGGGGAGGCAAATGTTGAGCTTGAATTAAGCGATCAGTACTACAACATGCGTGAAAAGATCGAGCCGGTGATGGAAATTGTCGATATTGCAAGCGAAGCAATGAAGAATTTAGACATTGAACCAATCATTGAGCCAATCCGTGGCGGCACGGATGGCTCGCAATTATCATTCATGGGACTTCCAACACCGAATATATTTGCTGGTGGAGAGAACTTCCATGGTAAATTCGAGTATGTTTCCGTTGAAACGATGGAGAAAGCTGCAAAAGTGATTGTTGAGATTTGTCGCTTGTTTGCTAAGAAATAA
- a CDS encoding nitroreductase family protein — MEYTNLTKLIRERRAIKKGYTDKEVTEELVKELLDTAIWAPTHGLREPWRFVFIGENQLSTFAKKIAETYPVERQENRENYLNEPNAILVVIMEDSNIPKQSDENYGATAAMIQNFWLLAWEKQLGVVWKTNPHIYDPNVKEILNVAENEKIIGFLHLGYFSEEPIKKDRIAVDNKFTRFNG; from the coding sequence ATGGAGTATACGAATTTAACAAAATTAATACGGGAACGACGGGCAATAAAAAAAGGTTATACAGATAAAGAAGTTACAGAGGAATTAGTAAAGGAACTATTAGACACAGCGATCTGGGCACCAACACATGGGCTTCGTGAGCCTTGGCGCTTTGTTTTTATAGGTGAAAATCAATTGTCAACTTTTGCTAAAAAAATTGCGGAAACTTATCCAGTGGAAAGACAAGAAAATCGAGAAAACTATTTAAATGAACCAAATGCAATCTTAGTTGTGATTATGGAGGATTCTAATATTCCAAAACAATCGGATGAGAACTATGGTGCTACCGCTGCAATGATTCAAAACTTCTGGCTATTGGCATGGGAAAAGCAGCTAGGTGTCGTCTGGAAGACCAATCCACATATTTATGATCCAAACGTGAAGGAAATATTAAATGTCGCCGAAAACGAAAAAATCATTGGTTTCCTGCACCTCGGATATTTTTCTGAAGAACCAATTAAAAAAGATAGAATAGCAGTTGATAATAAGTTTACTAGATTTAATGGTTAA
- the trpE gene encoding anthranilate synthase component I: MSINGNHEYSFKSIKQHAGKLTPIEIYRQLPGKKKFLLESTFQHQKKGKFSFIGGNPYQEIIGNGHRTTVINHEKETKETIQQHGLNYVKEHLPKIELDFPFPFYGGAVGYIGYDSIRLHENIGDTLPDDLDMPDIHLMVYKDIIVFDHADESLCLIVLHHGLDADNILAERINLLQKALSRPTEQTTAHQEATINFKAEITEEKFLENVSIAKKHLKQGDVFQVVLSQRLSAEMNGDPLLFYQKLREANPSPYMFYIDFESYLLLGASPESLVQTTGREIVTNPIAGTRARGKSETEDEALATELLQDEKEIAEHRMLVDLSRNDLGRVCEVGSITIPTYMTIERYQHVMHIVSEVKGVLRQDLSSIDALIACLPAGTVSGAPKIRAMQLINELEEKKRGVYGGGIGFINFNHDINIALAIRSLVIKENQAILQAGAGIVYDSVAEMEYQETLNKAKSIMEVNDYDPAGR; the protein is encoded by the coding sequence ATGTCAATTAATGGTAACCATGAATACTCCTTCAAATCAATAAAACAGCATGCAGGCAAACTGACACCAATTGAAATTTACAGACAATTGCCTGGGAAGAAAAAATTCTTATTGGAAAGTACTTTTCAGCATCAGAAAAAAGGTAAATTCTCTTTTATTGGGGGAAACCCGTATCAAGAAATCATTGGAAATGGTCATAGAACAACAGTTATAAACCATGAGAAGGAAACAAAAGAAACAATTCAGCAGCACGGACTCAACTACGTAAAAGAACATCTCCCAAAAATTGAACTGGATTTTCCCTTTCCATTCTATGGCGGGGCAGTTGGCTATATTGGCTATGACTCTATTCGATTGCATGAGAATATCGGCGATACATTACCGGATGACCTCGACATGCCAGACATCCATCTCATGGTTTACAAGGATATCATTGTCTTTGATCACGCAGATGAGTCACTCTGTTTAATCGTTCTTCACCATGGATTAGATGCTGACAATATATTGGCCGAGCGAATCAATCTGCTGCAGAAAGCATTAAGTAGACCAACGGAACAAACAACAGCTCATCAGGAAGCAACGATTAACTTCAAAGCGGAAATTACAGAAGAAAAGTTTCTCGAAAATGTCAGTATAGCGAAGAAGCATTTGAAGCAAGGTGATGTTTTCCAAGTTGTTTTATCCCAGCGATTATCAGCAGAAATGAACGGAGATCCTCTCTTATTCTATCAAAAGCTAAGAGAGGCGAATCCATCACCATACATGTTTTACATTGATTTTGAATCATATCTCCTGCTTGGGGCTTCTCCTGAAAGTCTTGTACAAACGACAGGACGAGAAATCGTGACGAATCCAATTGCTGGAACGAGGGCACGTGGAAAATCGGAAACCGAGGATGAGGCGCTTGCAACAGAGCTACTTCAAGATGAAAAGGAAATTGCGGAACACCGTATGCTAGTTGATCTAAGCAGAAATGATCTTGGCCGCGTATGCGAGGTTGGCAGCATTACGATTCCAACCTATATGACTATAGAAAGATACCAGCATGTCATGCATATCGTTTCGGAGGTAAAAGGAGTGCTGCGCCAAGATTTATCAAGTATCGATGCTCTAATTGCTTGTTTACCAGCTGGTACGGTTTCCGGTGCACCGAAGATTCGGGCGATGCAATTAATTAATGAGTTAGAAGAAAAGAAGCGTGGCGTTTATGGTGGCGGAATTGGGTTTATCAACTTTAATCATGATATAAACATCGCACTCGCAATTCGCTCACTCGTCATTAAAGAAAATCAGGCTATTCTGCAAGCAGGGGCAGGAATTGTTTATGATTCCGTAGCCGAAATGGAATATCAAGAAACGTTAAACAAAGCAAAATCAATTATGGAGGTGAACGATTATGATCCTGCTGGTCGATAA
- a CDS encoding HD domain-containing protein → MVTLEQVFTHPITQKYLKRSGVAHAIAVAEYAYIFAKRFDVNPDLATKAALLHDVGHYTWYSDGEWDYDLYRENDIHAIKGASRAHKLLIRIGEDRHAAKEIAIAILLHTDSYLPKGELELNPLQRVVAMADEADEENGGNHHYKKIDETTALERIRALDMLVAKEVNEKSK, encoded by the coding sequence TTGGTTACGTTAGAGCAAGTATTCACACATCCGATTACCCAGAAATATCTGAAGCGTTCAGGTGTTGCACATGCGATTGCAGTAGCGGAGTATGCGTATATTTTTGCGAAACGGTTTGATGTTAATCCAGATCTTGCAACAAAGGCTGCACTGCTGCATGATGTGGGTCATTACACTTGGTATAGTGATGGCGAATGGGATTATGATCTATACAGGGAAAATGATATCCATGCAATAAAAGGTGCAAGCCGTGCCCATAAACTGCTAATCCGCATAGGTGAAGACCGACATGCCGCAAAGGAAATTGCGATTGCAATATTGCTTCATACTGACTCTTATTTACCAAAGGGTGAACTTGAACTTAATCCGCTCCAACGTGTTGTTGCGATGGCAGATGAAGCTGATGAAGAGAATGGCGGTAATCACCATTATAAGAAAATAGATGAAACTACCGCACTAGAGCGTATTCGCGCATTAGATATGTTAGTAGCCAAGGAAGTAAATGAGAAATCAAAGTAA
- a CDS encoding D-alanyl-D-alanine carboxypeptidase family protein — translation MFKKKRITLFSLFMLLSILFACSTENTNENEEDSAEAPADANENQEDTATIPNGELQKKDQGDQVELLQESLNELGYDISVNGTFDEATTWAVTDFQLQHKNLMALGIYNEETQQVLTDSLAKGGKIEAGSGLPLVAEPVSTETGTPVIANPYDQLALINKEHALPADYEPEDLVVPNVRFPFTEELPKKQMREVAARALEDLFQAADDAGIELYAQSGFRGYDTQVSLFANYVSANGEEAANKFSARPGESEHQSGLAMDVTSVDVNYLLDTDFGDTEEGKWVKDHAAEFGFIIRYPEGKEEITEYQFEPWHLRYVGEKAAKEIMDQGITLEEYFNENE, via the coding sequence ATGTTTAAGAAAAAACGAATTACACTTTTTAGCTTGTTCATGCTATTATCCATTCTCTTTGCATGTTCAACAGAAAATACTAACGAAAATGAAGAAGACAGTGCAGAAGCACCTGCTGATGCAAATGAAAATCAAGAAGATACAGCAACAATCCCAAATGGTGAACTTCAGAAGAAAGATCAGGGAGATCAGGTCGAGTTGCTGCAAGAAAGTTTAAATGAGCTCGGTTACGATATTAGCGTTAACGGAACTTTTGATGAAGCAACAACATGGGCAGTAACAGACTTTCAATTACAGCATAAAAATCTAATGGCTTTAGGTATCTATAATGAAGAAACACAGCAAGTACTAACGGATTCACTAGCGAAGGGGGGAAAAATAGAGGCCGGGTCCGGACTTCCACTCGTTGCTGAACCAGTTTCAACTGAAACTGGTACACCGGTAATTGCAAACCCATATGATCAGCTTGCATTAATCAATAAAGAACATGCATTGCCAGCTGATTATGAGCCGGAAGATCTTGTTGTACCGAATGTCCGCTTCCCATTTACGGAAGAATTACCAAAGAAACAAATGCGTGAAGTAGCTGCACGAGCATTAGAAGACTTATTTCAAGCTGCGGACGATGCTGGGATAGAGCTATACGCTCAATCTGGTTTCCGGGGCTATGATACTCAAGTGTCACTATTCGCCAACTATGTAAGTGCTAATGGCGAGGAAGCTGCGAATAAATTCAGTGCTCGCCCAGGAGAAAGTGAGCATCAATCAGGCCTAGCAATGGATGTTACAAGTGTAGATGTGAATTACCTTTTGGATACTGACTTTGGTGATACCGAAGAAGGTAAATGGGTAAAAGATCATGCAGCAGAATTTGGATTTATTATTCGTTATCCTGAAGGAAAAGAAGAAATTACTGAGTATCAATTCGAACCATGGCACTTGCGCTATGTCGGTGAAAAAGCAGCTAAAGAAATCATGGATCAAGGAATCACGCTGGAAGAATATTTTAATGAAAATGAATAA
- a CDS encoding serine hydrolase domain-containing protein, which translates to MDKKLEESIKSLVERNSFSGVVLVKNSKEIIHQSAYGYSNRSEALKNMIDTRFGIASGCKLFTAVGILMLVESGKLTYETYLRDCLAIPFPHLDEHITIHQLLTHTSGIPDYFDEAVMDNFEELWDDLPMYKMNRVKDFLPMFQNREMMFPPGGRFHYNNAGYIVLGLIIEQATGMSFTDYIEKHIFQKIGMLKSGYFSMDQLPKNTALGYIKTDESWKTNIYSVPVKGGPDGGAFVSAADMIHFWEALFSNQFLSEKMNRILLTPHVKSEDNTYYGYGIWIDKVDDEILKYHVMGYDPGVSFHSAVYPESEIKLAILSNKSSGAYDLMEVIEESLLSENK; encoded by the coding sequence ATGGACAAAAAATTAGAGGAATCAATAAAGTCATTAGTGGAAAGGAATTCATTCTCGGGAGTAGTATTAGTGAAGAATAGTAAGGAAATAATACATCAATCTGCTTATGGTTACTCGAATCGATCCGAAGCACTAAAAAATATGATAGATACCAGATTTGGCATTGCTTCAGGGTGCAAGTTATTTACTGCAGTCGGGATTTTAATGTTAGTTGAAAGTGGGAAACTAACTTATGAAACATACTTAAGGGATTGTTTAGCTATTCCTTTCCCGCACTTAGATGAGCATATTACCATTCATCAATTATTAACACATACATCAGGAATCCCTGATTATTTTGATGAAGCGGTAATGGATAATTTTGAGGAGCTTTGGGACGATTTGCCAATGTACAAGATGAATAGAGTCAAAGATTTCCTGCCGATGTTTCAAAATCGAGAAATGATGTTCCCCCCGGGTGGCAGATTTCATTATAATAATGCGGGCTATATTGTTTTAGGCTTAATTATCGAACAAGCTACAGGAATGTCATTTACAGATTACATTGAAAAACACATCTTTCAAAAAATCGGGATGCTTAAATCGGGATATTTCTCGATGGATCAATTGCCAAAAAATACTGCTCTTGGGTATATTAAAACCGATGAAAGTTGGAAAACGAATATTTACTCTGTACCAGTAAAAGGTGGTCCAGATGGTGGTGCTTTTGTCAGCGCAGCCGACATGATTCACTTCTGGGAAGCATTGTTTTCAAATCAATTTTTATCTGAAAAGATGAACCGTATCCTGTTAACCCCTCATGTTAAAAGTGAAGATAATACGTATTATGGTTACGGTATTTGGATTGATAAGGTAGATGATGAGATATTGAAATATCATGTGATGGGTTATGATCCTGGGGTTAGTTTTCATTCTGCAGTATATCCCGAAAGTGAAATTAAGCTAGCTATATTATCAAACAAAAGTAGTGGTGCTTATGATTTGATGGAAGTGATTGAAGAATCACTATTAAGTGAAAATAAATAA
- a CDS encoding DUF2269 family protein: MMSLYEILVFIHVISAILGMGPGMIMTLIVLKPKPKNMTELKHTFGIRNSLHLLTMIGGLLLLITGLWMGLLNTYLFTQGWYNFSLILFLIALAFGPVLLAPRSKPIKLMFKEHKGEEIPDSYEPLSKKLFNMEHLENLIFLAIIVLMILKPF; this comes from the coding sequence ATGATGTCTTTATATGAAATACTTGTATTTATTCATGTGATTTCAGCAATACTAGGTATGGGACCCGGGATGATTATGACCTTGATTGTGTTGAAGCCAAAACCGAAGAATATGACGGAATTAAAGCATACATTTGGCATTCGAAACTCCTTGCACCTATTAACGATGATTGGGGGATTATTATTATTAATTACAGGTCTATGGATGGGGCTGTTAAATACATATTTATTCACGCAAGGCTGGTACAATTTTAGTTTAATTTTATTTTTAATTGCATTAGCATTCGGTCCTGTATTGTTAGCTCCAAGATCTAAACCAATCAAATTAATGTTTAAAGAACATAAAGGAGAAGAGATTCCAGATTCATATGAGCCTCTATCAAAGAAATTATTTAATATGGAACATCTGGAAAATCTAATATTTCTAGCAATTATCGTATTGATGATTCTTAAACCATTTTAA